CACTTCACTTGCTATCGTCGCCCCTGTTCACCTCCGCCGCGCCTCTTCGCTAGTCACCAATCGCCTTTGCCCTGCCATTCTGAGATTTTAGAAAGTCATTTTCCACAACACCAAATCATCTCCCAGAACGCCAGAGTTTGTTCAGATTCATGGCTGAAATCATTCCATTACCCACCGGTTCCACCAACAAATCCTTCCGCTCCATACCTGTTCTTGATAAACTCGATAAGAACTCTTAGAAAACATGGCAGCAGTTGGCTCTTCATGCAATTGGCGCAAATTCTCTCGAAGATCATATGATTCCAGAAAaaattcctccaaaattttcagcAGAAGCTTAGAGACAAGTAAATACTAAATTTGCAGCATACAAAGACTGGAAAGCCAAAGATCATTACTTGATGACTTGGTTACTCTCGTCCATGGAAACGTCAATCAAGAACAAGATGCTTAATTGTGCTTTTTCTTATCAAGTATGGCAGCGCATTCAAGATTATTTCTCTCACACTTCCAAGATTTAGGTAAAACAATTAAAACTCAAACTTAAAACCATCAACAAAGCAGGATTATCCGCTACAGATACCTCAAACAGATTCAGACAATAGTAGATGCTTTAGCTGCTATTAGTCATGAACTTACTATGGATGAGCACATTGATGCCATCTCAGATGAGCTAACCGAAGACTagtttctatttctttcttctgtTTTGTCAAAATCTGATGACACAAAGATTAACCATTAAAAAAGGTAAATCTTCGAAAAAAATTGAGTGAACTATCAATTCGgtctttatccattttttagaATGACAACGCGATTCCTCACAATAAAACTATCCATTTCGGTCTTTGTTCTCTACTTCTGTGACACAACGCGATTCTTGTGGTTGTTTCTCTATGAACTCTGAACGAAAAATGCTGACGTATCAGGTTCAGAAATAGAGAAAGACCTAATTGTCTCTAAATTCAAATTGGTTAAGGGTTTGTCCctattctttaaataatatctttttaaattttttattcattataaaACCAAACATAGCTAGAGTTAGCTCTAAAAAGTTTCAATTAACTCTATCATATGCTTTTTCCATGTCAACTTTAAAAGtcagagttttttttttttgacttaGTATTCTTCATAAAGTGTAGAGCTTCTTGTGCTAGGACAAAGATTGATTGGACGAAAATCTTTCATTCTGACAGAATTATCAGTCTTTAGAATCAGAATAATCAGAATATCAAAAAGAGATACATCAATAAGGTTATCAGAAAAGGTTTGGCACACAAAGCTGCTAGACTTTATTACCTACAATATCCCAATATTTCTTAAAGAAAAAATCCTGAAAGCCACCAGCTCCTTAGAACCTTGAACGagtttattcttattattgCATTATGGACTTCCTCTTTTAAAACTCTTTTCGTTAGCTCATAGCAAGCCTCTGACAAAAGCTACGGAAGATGTTGAGTAGTGAGTACCTATAACTTCCAAGTCCACATGAAGTTTATTGCAAAAAAGTTTATTGTAAAATCTTGGAGTCTTTGCTTCAAGTTCTTGTTGATCGGTGCACTAAGACTCGTCTTCTAAAATTAGTCTGTTAACCTTGTTCCTCTTTTCAAATAATCGTCTGTATATAGaagaattttgtgtttttatcgCTAAAATGAActaattttctttatattttttataccaGAAAAACTCTTTTTGAAGAAGTATTTTTGAGTAATTCTCTTGCAGTTCTATATTTCGTCgactaaatttttaatcaatttaaatttaaaaataattaaatttttattcatttctaAAATTGATATGTCAACATTTTTTGTTTAGAATTAACGAAAAAATACCCACAAAAATCATATTATATTATAGaagtaaaaaacaaaaagtaaagtaaatcatttttattataaaaaaatatattatcattttaaaaattagacaaaaaataaattgatagtTCACTCGAAAAATTTCCAATTTGACAATGCGACGGCCAAAATGACTCCAGCTTAAAACTTCTTGGGAGACTCAAATTTGGTAGGCGAAAGTTTTATGCAATGTGTGATGGCATAGGATTCGGTGGTTCAGGAACCTTTGGACCACTTAGTGGTCCAAGTAGAAAAtatgtttttagagtttttttatcaattgtTATGTAGTtcttgaactaattttaattacaaattaatcctatatattttatttaattataaaaatagttttttattttataaattattattttattaattatctattatatttattaacaatcaaatacaaaaataataaccaattataacctccattcatcctaataattccaattgattaaaaaattaactctgATCTCGTCGTCCATGGCTTCCAAATCGTGTTTccttgaaattcaatcgattggtttttcaaaacaatcgattgaatgataactcaatcgacttgaaattcaatcgattggtttacactatatcacaaaacaatcgcttgaaagttgtaaggtagaatggtaaaaagcttataccaatcgattgtttatactttccaatcgaatgaatacctcaaaacaatcgattgttgttgttactcaatcgattgaattcacgaaaacaacatggatttgccaaatacaatcgattggaaagtgatgacattgaagttttagccaaattcaatcgattggtaatgtaatccaatcgattggaaggtgatgaagttgaatgttttgccaatttcaatcgattggtaatggtacccaatcgattgaaatgtgATCTGCGGCTATTTCAATCTTGTTATCTTTTTAGAAATTATCTTAATattcatctatcttatctttaaaattctatcttcaattttttctgttttatttttatgtagataaactaatcttatctttttcttaatattaacattataaattggTGAATAATCCATCACTAATTATTCAATCCCATCATTGAAATCGTGTATCATTTtctttgattataaaaaatttgattgtttTTTTTGGAACATCCATCTACTtaatatccaaattttttttaattttcatccgTCTATTTAATATCCACTATTTCTTCATCGTTAATCACCGTTGCAGCAATCAGCAAAGGTTCAATCAAGTTTTTCATTATAGTGTTCAAAAAATAAACCATCGTTTTGATTACAACATCGAGGTCAGTGAATAGAATCTCTAATTTTGCAATTATTCTATtcgatactttattcgtgaAATTGATtgtgtaagaaaaaaaaatttaaaaatatcttttattaatgcatagAAATTGagaaatactaaaaagtaaatagatgttattattttttattattaattagctaGCAATCAGCGACGGACCTAGAGGGGGTGAGTAGTGGCCCGGACACCccaaaattttaagaaactaTACTTATCTATAACAATTTATATTAGGAATACAGAGAGTTAGGTGtcgattattttttttctattttacccCTATTTTACCCCATGACAGAATGATGTAACCGCTcgttaagatatttttattggatgtaaattattgttacaaatatttttattaagatatgttttgaaggaataaaaaaagaatagtacaataaggattaattttttttaaaaaaaattacactaataatttttctcttcaaattaTTAACGTACTTTTCTAATATACTCTAAGTACctacacaatatataatatcaATTAGCGTTCAAATTTAGGTTCCAATATTGTTATTAACGAGAGaggtttattaatttaaaaaaaatacatacaaTAAGTTTTGTATCAATATATCatgattcattttaaaaataatatttattcatcTAGGTTATAGAGTGTcttgaaaaatcatatttaaataagtattttattttttaactattttatatttttagattaaaaactttgtattttttttattcaagctttatttttaaattttattttaattgtcttattcaaaactattaatatgaaattttattttgtaggataaataaaaaatgagatttttttaataagttaaaTTATTGACAGACttacttattataaaaaaaagttaagtaTATTTCTTGATTATAAGAATACATATAATTTCCTTTTGATTGTAAtcacaagaaatataaatttatccaattttttaaaatttacattaGTTATTAACATTATAACATAATGAATGTACTCGTATAcacattttttcttatttttgtgctttattttaattttgttaaacaaaaaagtttaaatattatttacttttaatttttaacttttaccaCAAATAGAAATATATGACTTTGTgtgtattaaataatttttttcattggaCATTTTTAAGATGTCAGGTATATTTACAGACACTGAGATGAATGAGCAATACTAGGAGGATGATGACTTTAACCAACAAGAAGAGCTAGTAAGTGACCAAGATATGATGGATGAACAGAATGAATTCGAACAAGATTTCAGAGATGAATTTACCGAGGGAGCATTTTTTTCTGAATCTGATATGTCATATTATATCCTTGAAGCCGCTTATGCGGTTGACTCCATGCAAGACATTACATCTTTGAAATTTAGTGAGAATGTTGCGGAGGAAATTGGCAAATATCACTTTTCTACTTTGCATCTtgcatttgatttttatatgaaGTACTCAAAGTCGAAAGGCTTTAGTGCAAGGAAGAGCAAGACCTTCAAGAATAGTAGTGGCGAGATTTACAGACAAATGTTTGTATGCCATAGGCAAGGATTCAGGATGGAGAAATATTACACGATggaaaaaaggaagaaggagCCTAGATTGGAAACAAGAACTGGATGTAAAGCCCGAATGGATGTTAAATTTGTACCAAAAAGTGGAAGGTGGCATATCTTTTATTTCTCTGACGAACACAACCATGATCTATTGGATACACAATTCAGTGCTATGTTGCCTGCCCACAGAAAAATGTCAGAGGCAGATATTATGCAAATGATGAACATGCTAAAGTCAGGGATTAGCACCTCATAGATATTTGGTCTTCTAGCTAGTCAAGCAGGTGGGTACGAATTTGTTGGCTATGGTCCCAGAGATATGTACAATGAGATTGCTCGGCAAAGGCGTCAAATTCTTGGTGATGCAGCACGAGTGTTGAAGAAGTTGGAGGATATGCAGTTGAAGGATCCACAATTATATTTCAAGGCATGTCACGATTCAAGAGGTTTGTTACGTAATTTGTTCTGGTCTGATGGGATTAGCCAACTAGACTACCGACTCTTCGGGGATGTTATTGCTTTTGATGCTACGTACAAGAAGAACAAGTATAGTTGTCCATTAGTAATATTCAGCGGGGTTAACCACCACAACCAAACAATTGTTTTTGCTGCTGCGTTAATTGCGGACGAAACTACTGATACATATGTTTGGCTCCTGCGTCAGCTCATGTTTGCAATGAGGGGCAAGACCCCGACCTCAATCATAACTGATGGGGCCATGGCGATTAGGAATGCAGTGAGAGATGTATTTCCCGAAGTCAGACATAGATTATGCGCTTGGCACCTTATTCGAAATGCAACTAGCAATGTTGGAAATCCATCGTTTACatctaaatttagaaaaatcatGACAGGAGACTACGAGATTCCCGTGTTTAAGCGTAAGTGGGTTCAGCTTATTGAAGAATTTGGCATTGAGGATAAGCCGTGGGTGATCAACATGTACGAAGAGAAGCATATGTGGGCTACTGCATATCTAAAAGGAAAATTCTTTGCTGGCTTTAGAACTACATCAAGATGTGAAGGTTTACACTCAGTAGTGGGAAGGTATGTGGGGTCGCGGTATGATTTGACAAGTTTTGTAGAGCATTTTCAAAGGTGTGTAGCACACATGCGCTTTAACGAATTTAATGCTGATTATGAATCTACACGTGGGGTACCCGTCATGCAAACTTGTATAGAGCTGCTAGAGAGATATGCTGCTGAGTTATACACTCATGagatatttcttttctttcggcCATTTCTCTCCAGAGCTGGATCAATGCGGGTTCTAAAGATAGATAATACCAATGATTGCATAAAGTACATTGTGTGTAAGCATGGGAGGCCCGATTTTACGTGGACCGTTGATTTTCATCAAGAAGAAATGATCTTCATGTGTACCTGTTTACGAATGGAGTCATTTGCTATTCCATGCGAACATATTGTGAAAGTAATGGTTGACAGAGACATCCGTGAGATTCCCCGGTCATTGGTATTGGATAGATGGACAAAAAAGGTTAAATCAGCACTCAATGATCCAAGTGGGTTCACCAGGGATGCTGTTGTTATTAGTCGTCAAAGTGCTTTGGTGGAATTTTCTAAACAACTGGCTGCTGTTGCTGCTAAAGTACCAGAGAGATATGAAGAGACACGTGATTTAATTATGGGATTGTACTCATCTTACAAGGCTGCAGACGAAGGAGAAAATCAACCTCACTCAGGTGTAGCTAGAAGTAGCAATCTGTATGTGCATCCAACCACTGGAGGCTCAGGACAACCATctaagaagaagaagcggcAACGTTGTAGTGTTTGTCAAATGGAAGGACATAAGAAGACAACATGTCCTTGGCAAAAGGACACTGACAACAACGTTATAGAAAATGAAGCTATCGGTTCGGACGATGGCGACATGTGTACCGAAGCGACGGCTGAGTTAGATAGTAATAGTTAGCAACCTCcataaattttaatgtttttggGTAGAAAATCAGTTCCGTATgtgtatcttttctttttcactataTTAATGAGATTTTATACATTCTTCCAATAGTCGTGCTTATGCTTTCTAGGtgtaataattgtcaaataaaaaCCGGTTAGCGATAACGGGTAAACTGCCCCTCTCCCTTTTCGCTCACTCTCACTGGCAAAATCCCTAATTTTCATCGTTCTAACAATCGGCCTGGACAGACTGGTCGAACAGATTTAACTGCGAACCGATTAAGCATGCGGTCCGATCCTCCTGTAATAACTGTTGGAGATAAAACCGGTGGATAACCGTGAATTCAGATGAGAACCGGTTGGTTAGGTCAAACCGGTTGAACTGTGAGCCGCTATAAAAGATCCGGACAAATGTTAAAACCGTCAATTTAAAAAACCGGTCGAACCGATGGTTAACCGGTGAACCGGATGAACCGCCCGGTTTAGTAGCGATTTTTGGtttgaaagtaaaagagcaaaacgacgtcgttttatctcttataaaaaaagaaaaagaaaagaaaggctaGCTATACTAAATGCCACGGCAACCCACCAGACCCAATTCCCTTCCTCCCAATTCCCTCACTACCTAACCCTAGCACAGCAAACACCGTCGCCATCGTCAGCCCCCATCCCGCCGGCTCGTCGTGAAACCCCACCAGCCACCGTGAGCCCCTAGACGCCGCCACTCTTTTCTTCCTCCCCTCCTATGTGCTTGTCGCGAAGCCCCACCAACCGCCGCGAATCTCTTCTCCTTCTCACCGTCTCTGTGCTCCTCGTGAAGCCCGCCTATGTGATCATCGTTGTCGGCAGCGACAGAGGGTGTCATCGTTGGCCTTGATCTCGTTGTCGTCCTGGACGTCTCTGCTTGGCTTCTATCTCTTCAAGCTcgctctctctccctctccggTCTCACCCTGTCTCACGCAAAATGCGAACGTCTCTGCTCGCGTGTCCTCCTCGCCGTCACCTCCGTTTAACTGCTCGGGCATCACCTCCTCTCGGACGTCTCTGTTGCTCGGTTGTCTTGTCTTATCCAGTGAGCTCTACTCCGGtgcttctttagtacttttttatttgaaattaattatgattaatatATACTTCTGAGTTaactattcttgttaa
This sequence is a window from Arachis duranensis cultivar V14167 chromosome 2, aradu.V14167.gnm2.J7QH, whole genome shotgun sequence. Protein-coding genes within it:
- the LOC107473604 gene encoding protein FAR1-RELATED SEQUENCE 5-like — protein: MYNEIARQRRQILGDAARVLKKLEDMQLKDPQLYFKACHDSRGLLRNLFWSDGISQLDYRLFGDVIAFDATYKKNKYSCPLVIFSGVNHHNQTIVFAAALIADETTDTYVWLLRQLMFAMRGKTPTSIITDGAMAIRNAVRDVFPEVRHRLCAWHLIRNATSNVGNPSFTSKFRKIMTGDYEIPVFKRKWVQLIEEFGIEDKPWVINMYEEKHMWATAYLKGKFFAGFRTTSRCEGLHSVVGRYVGSRYDLTSFVEHFQRCVAHMRFNEFNADYESTRGVPVMQTCIELLERYAAELYTHEIFLFFRPFLSRAGSMRVLKIDNTNDCIKYIVCKHGRPDFTWTVDFHQEEMIFMCTCLRMESFAIPCEHIVKVMVDRDIREIPRSLVLDRWTKKVKSALNDPSGFTRDAVVISRQSALVEFSKQLAAVAAKVPERYEETRDLIMGLYSSYKAADEGENQPHSGVARSSNLYVHPTTGGSGQPSKKKKRQRCSVCQMEGHKKTTCPWQKDTDNNVIENEAIGSDDGDMCTEATAELDSNS
- the LOC107473605 gene encoding putative protein FAR1-RELATED SEQUENCE 10, coding for MDEQNEFEQDFRDEFTEGAFFSESDMSYYILEAAYAVDSMQDITSLKFSENVAEEIGKYHFSTLHLAFDFYMKYSKSKGFSARKSKTFKNSSGEIYRQMFVCHRQGFRMEKYYTMEKRKKEPRLETRTGCKARMDVKFVPKSGRWHIFYFSDEHNHDLLDTQFSAMLPAHRKMSEADIMQMMNMLKSGISTS